A single Rhipicephalus microplus isolate Deutch F79 unplaced genomic scaffold, USDA_Rmic scaffold_17, whole genome shotgun sequence DNA region contains:
- the LOC142785054 gene encoding THAP domain-containing protein 6-like, which translates to MPACCAVNCTSRPEKSSGKTFHLFPRSKPNLYRRWVVNLRRDKWTPSPGSRLCSDHFTDNCFDRTGARTRLQPDAVPTLFSFPKHLEKRTAERKPPKQRTAIVDVTPVEQPNDNTPTTVQENSAHVAEHSYAVLDTPKTLKRKLDACTDSAATVKRKLKLSLERERRLRRKVSSFNEIIDDLKHKQLISEDASAMLERCFMGIPLEVTKRLLKQTSSEGDKSSVKLSRDKYSPALRAFALTLQFYSTKAYNYVRETFQCSLPHPSTITKWYSSINGEPGFTSEAINAIRAKANEAKKNNKQLLCNLVVDEMAIRKHLEWDGKKF; encoded by the exons ATGCCTGCTTGTTGCGCCGTCAACTGCACCAGCAGACCAGAGAAGTCGTCTGGGAAGACGTTCCACTT GTTCCCACGCTCTAAGCCGAATTTATATCGGCGTTGGGTGGTAAACTTAAGAAGGGACAAATGGACTCCATCCCCAGGTAGCAGACTCTGCAGTGACCACTTTACTGACAACTGTTTTGACAGAACGGGCGCACGAACTCGGCTACAGCCTGACGCcgtgcccaccttgttttctttccCGAAGCACCTGGAAAAG aggactgctgagagaaAGCCGCCTAAGCAGAGAACTGCCATTGTGGATGTGACCCCAGTGGAACAGCCAAACGACAACACTCCAACCACGGTGCAAGAGAACTCAGCCCAT GTCGCCGAGCACAGCTATGCAGTCCTTGACACGCCAAAAACACTGAAGAGGAAActggatgcttgcacagattcagCGGCGACAGTGAAAAGAAAGCTGAAGCTCAGCCTTGAACGAGAACGTCGGTTAAGAAGGAAGGTCagctcatttaatgaaataattgatgacctcaagcacaagcagcTCATTTCAGAAGATGCCTCGGCAATGCTTGAAAGGTGCTTCATGGGGATCCCCTTGGAAGTTACGAAACGGTTGCTCAAGCAAACATCCAGTGAAGGCGACAAGTCGTCTGTTAAGTTAAGCCGAGACAAATATTCTCCTGCACTGCGTGCATTTGCACTCACGCTACAGTTTTACTCGACAAAGGCATATAACTATGTCAGAGAAACATTTCAATGTTCCTTGCCACATCCATCGACTATAACTAAATGGTATAGCTCCATTAACGGAGAACCTGGATTCACAAGCGAAGCAATCAACGCCATCCGAGCAAAAGCCAATGAGGCTAAGAAGAACAACAAACAGCTTCTCTGCAACCTTGTTGTTGATGAAATGGCCATTAGAAAGCACCTTGAATGGGACGGCAAAAAATTTTGA